In the genome of Leeuwenhoekiella sp. MAR_2009_132, one region contains:
- a CDS encoding response regulator, with translation MSNRLKIMLVDDQKMANFINKKLIAVTELAAEVIDYTLPEIALAEVEFQKPDVIFLDLNMPVINGWKFLDSLTEAKNFTKVVILTSSTSEIDREKAQNYTQVIDFLIKPLTKDIMLSLKSKLY, from the coding sequence ATGAGTAACCGCTTAAAAATAATGCTCGTAGATGATCAAAAAATGGCTAATTTCATTAATAAAAAACTGATTGCCGTCACCGAACTGGCAGCAGAAGTTATTGATTATACATTACCCGAAATCGCTTTAGCCGAAGTAGAATTTCAAAAGCCTGATGTTATTTTTCTTGATCTTAATATGCCTGTGATAAATGGCTGGAAATTTCTTGATAGTTTAACCGAAGCTAAAAATTTTACTAAAGTTGTAATACTCACCTCAAGTACAAGTGAAATAGATAGAGAAAAGGCTCAGAACTATACTCAGGTAATTGACTTTCTAATAAAGCCATTAACCAAAGATATAATGCTGAGCCTTAAATCTAAATTATACTAA
- a CDS encoding carboxymuconolactone decarboxylase family protein, which produces MISNTTQSHPRFKVVSYEEASAEVKAIYDDTKKTLQIPFVLNWFKCQGSNPILLKGNWAKLKSTLMQGDIPNVLKQLIIYNVSKERNCEYCAQAHGIFADSMSAMISENENFRVTNDLESPLIPESYRTAIKVVTKAALNHDMIVDSDFEKLREAGFDDAEIQELMAQADLVNMLNTLADVAGIKIDNELMEAQA; this is translated from the coding sequence ATGATTAGCAACACTACACAATCACATCCTCGTTTTAAAGTTGTTTCCTACGAAGAAGCTTCTGCTGAAGTTAAAGCCATCTATGATGATACTAAGAAAACACTTCAAATCCCTTTTGTTTTAAACTGGTTTAAATGTCAGGGGTCAAATCCTATTCTGTTAAAAGGTAATTGGGCCAAATTAAAATCTACACTCATGCAAGGTGATATTCCTAACGTTCTAAAACAGCTTATAATCTACAACGTCTCCAAAGAACGTAACTGTGAATACTGCGCACAAGCCCACGGAATTTTTGCAGACAGTATGAGTGCAATGATAAGTGAGAATGAAAATTTTAGAGTTACAAATGATCTTGAAAGTCCGTTGATTCCTGAAAGCTATCGCACTGCTATTAAAGTAGTAACTAAAGCAGCACTCAACCATGATATGATCGTAGATTCTGATTTTGAAAAACTTCGCGAGGCCGGCTTTGATGATGCAGAGATACAAGAACTTATGGCACAGGCAGATTTAGTAAATATGCTAAACACTCTGGCCGATGTTGCTGGAATCAAAATTGATAACGAGCTAATGGAAGCTCAAGCATAA
- a CDS encoding HAMP domain-containing histidine kinase — MNLAAAKYRITYEAFSKFSGGLSKVENLENLSHVVSKHLKYLFNFKIFRILLIDKNNVTGYTFAKGQTWISKNREDVLTFENKLLKDQIPFSNAINDSDLPKYLNHITLDNGQLWGWYIPYSDYEVCVSLVSDDSAQFSLSDVEILHLLVDTLTSKYRQICLNQEINLKNQRLEDAVAQIALKNKEIEKINSNQQSIIDSRTRELRIKNKKILELLRLNAHELREPLCRILGLLEISDYYTDTELRNEILPKLAESSFELDSIFKSVVIKSEEEIKKYSYNYND, encoded by the coding sequence TTGAATCTAGCCGCCGCAAAGTACCGTATTACCTATGAGGCGTTTTCTAAATTTTCTGGCGGTTTAAGTAAGGTCGAAAACCTGGAGAACCTAAGCCATGTGGTTAGCAAACATCTAAAGTATCTTTTCAATTTTAAGATTTTTAGAATTCTTTTAATTGATAAAAATAATGTTACCGGCTATACTTTTGCCAAGGGTCAAACATGGATCTCAAAAAATAGGGAAGACGTCTTAACTTTTGAAAATAAATTACTAAAAGATCAAATCCCATTCTCAAATGCTATAAATGATTCAGATTTACCAAAATATTTAAATCATATTACACTTGACAATGGGCAACTGTGGGGGTGGTACATACCCTACTCAGATTATGAAGTATGTGTATCTCTAGTTTCTGATGATAGCGCTCAATTTAGCCTCAGTGATGTTGAAATTCTACATTTGCTGGTAGACACGCTCACCTCAAAGTATAGACAGATTTGTTTAAATCAAGAGATAAATCTTAAAAACCAGCGATTAGAAGATGCTGTCGCACAAATTGCACTTAAAAATAAAGAGATTGAAAAAATTAATAGTAATCAACAAAGCATTATAGATTCTCGTACCCGAGAGCTTCGTATTAAAAACAAGAAAATTCTTGAGCTTTTAAGATTGAATGCACACGAACTCAGAGAACCTTTATGTCGTATTTTAGGTTTATTAGAAATTTCAGACTACTACACAGATACCGAGTTACGCAATGAAATTTTACCTAAACTAGCAGAGTCTTCTTTTGAACTAGATTCTATTTTTAAAAGTGTCGTGATTAAGAGTGAGGAAGAAATCAAAAAATACTCCTATAATTATAATGATTAA